CCGCCGCGACGAGTTCGGCGTGGTTGGTCGGCGGCTGCGCACCCCAGTAACCAAGCTGCAAACCCAGTTTCATTTAGCCCACCTTCCGACCCATGGTTGAAACCATTCTTAGAACCTGTTCTACTCGATGCCGTGACCACAGGCCAAAGCAGCCCGGTGCAGATCGACAAGCATGAGCAGCCTCTCTCGGCGCCGTTGAAGCTCGCATTCGACTACACCCGTTCAGTCGGACCACTCCTGTCCCAGTTCTTCACCGCCCTGCGCGGACGACGCATCGTCGGCGTTCGCGGGTCGGATGGCCGGGTACACGTACCGCCCGCTGAGTATGACCCGGTCACCTACGCGGCCCTGACCGAGGTGGTGCCCGTCAGCAGTGTGGGCACGGTGCAGTCCTGGACCTGGCAGTCGACCCCGTTGGCGGGGCAGCCGCTGGACCGGCCGTTCGCCTGGGCGCTGATCAAGCTCGACGGCGCGGACACTGCCCTGTTGCACGCGGTGGATGCCCCCGAGGGCACCCTGAAGAGCGGCGACCGGGTGCACGCGCACTGGATCGACGAGCCGGTCGGCGCGATCACCGACATCGCCTACTTCGTGCCCGGCGAGGATTCCGAGCCCAACGGCGCGCCCGACGCGCAGGATCCCAGGGACCCCGTCACCGTGCAGGTGACACCCAGCTTCATCGAGATCCAGCACACCGCCTCGCTGCCCGAGACCACGTTCCTCAAGGCGCTCGAAGAAGGCAAGCTGCTCGGCGCCCGGACCAGGCACGGCCGGGACGGACAGCCGGGCAAGGTCTACTTCCCGCCGAAGGAAGCCGATCCCGCGACGGGTCTGGAGCTCGACGAGTTCATCGAGCTCCCGGACCGGGGCACCGTCACCACCTTCGCGATCATCAACATCCCGTTCCCGGGGCAGCGGATCAAACCGCCCTACGTGGCCGCCTACGTGCTGCTCGACGGCGCCGATATCCCGTTCCTGCACCTGGTCGTGGAGATCGACCCGGCGGATGTCCGGATGGGCATGCGGGTGCAGGCCGTGTGGAAGCCGCGCGAGGAATGGGGTCTGGGTATCGACAACATCGACTACTTCAAGCCCACCGGCGAGCCGGATGCCGATTACGACTCCTACAAGCACCACCTGTAAAGGGCCCGAACTGATGACCGAAATCGCAGTGGTGGGCTTCGCACACGCGCCCCACGTCCGCCGCACCGACGGCACCACCAACGGCGTCGAGATGCTGATGCCGTGCTTCCACCAGCTCTACGAGGAACTCGGCCTCCAGCAGACCGATATCGGCTTCTGGTGCTCCGGATCCTCGGATTACCTTGCCGGCCGCGCTTTCTCGTTCATCTCCGCGATCGACTCCATCGGCGCCATCCCGCCGATCAACGAGTCGCATGTCGAGATGGACGCGGCGTGGGCGCTGTACGAGGCCTACATCAAACTGCTGACCGGGCAGGTGGAGACCGCGCTGGTGTACGGCTTCGGCAAGTCCTCGGCCGGAACCTTGCGGCGCGTCCTGTCGCTGCAGACCGACCCGTACACGGTCGCGCCGCTGTGGCCGGATTCGGTGTCGCTGGCGGGACTGCAGGCCCGGGCGGGCCTGGATGCCGGCAAATGGACCGCCGAGCAGATGGCCCAGGTGGCACTCGATTCCTATGCCGCCGCGGGCCGTACCGACAGAGAAGAGGTCACCGGCAGCATTGACGACCTGCTGTCCCGGCCGTACTTCGCCGACCCGCTGCGCCGCCACGACATCGCACCGATCACCGACGGTGCGTCGGCGATCGTGCTCGCCGCGGGTGATCGGGCCCGCGAGCTGCGCGAAAACCCGGCCTGGATCACCGGTTTCGAGCACCGCATCGAGACACCGATCCTGGGTGCCCGTGACCTGACCACCTCACCGTCCACGGCGGCGTCCGCGAGGGC
This genomic stretch from Mycolicibacterium fluoranthenivorans harbors:
- a CDS encoding Zn-ribbon domain-containing OB-fold protein; the encoded protein is MTTGQSSPVQIDKHEQPLSAPLKLAFDYTRSVGPLLSQFFTALRGRRIVGVRGSDGRVHVPPAEYDPVTYAALTEVVPVSSVGTVQSWTWQSTPLAGQPLDRPFAWALIKLDGADTALLHAVDAPEGTLKSGDRVHAHWIDEPVGAITDIAYFVPGEDSEPNGAPDAQDPRDPVTVQVTPSFIEIQHTASLPETTFLKALEEGKLLGARTRHGRDGQPGKVYFPPKEADPATGLELDEFIELPDRGTVTTFAIINIPFPGQRIKPPYVAAYVLLDGADIPFLHLVVEIDPADVRMGMRVQAVWKPREEWGLGIDNIDYFKPTGEPDADYDSYKHHL
- a CDS encoding thiolase domain-containing protein, with the translated sequence MTEIAVVGFAHAPHVRRTDGTTNGVEMLMPCFHQLYEELGLQQTDIGFWCSGSSDYLAGRAFSFISAIDSIGAIPPINESHVEMDAAWALYEAYIKLLTGQVETALVYGFGKSSAGTLRRVLSLQTDPYTVAPLWPDSVSLAGLQARAGLDAGKWTAEQMAQVALDSYAAAGRTDREEVTGSIDDLLSRPYFADPLRRHDIAPITDGASAIVLAAGDRARELRENPAWITGFEHRIETPILGARDLTTSPSTAASARAATGGDTGSIEIAEIYAPFTHQQLILTEAIGLPASTKINPSGGALAANPMFSAGLERIGFAAQHIFNGSAQRVLAHATSGPALQQNLVAVLEGEA